The proteins below are encoded in one region of Neofelis nebulosa isolate mNeoNeb1 chromosome 17, mNeoNeb1.pri, whole genome shotgun sequence:
- the LOC131499555 gene encoding major allergen I polypeptide chain 2-like, whose translation MRGALLVLALLVIQELGVKMAETCPIFYHVFTAVTTGNELVLDFLLMEVNATEPERTAMKKIQDCYVENGFMSKVLDGLVMATISSSKDCMGEATQNIVEDLKLNTLGR comes from the exons ATGAGGGGGGCACTGCTTGTGCTGGCATTGCTGGTGATCCAAGAGCTGGGCGTCAAGATGG CGGAAACTTGCCCCATTTTTTATCACGTCTTTACTGCGGTGACCACTGGAAATGAATTAGTGTTGGACTTCTTACTCATGGAAGTCAATGCTACTGAACCAGAGAGAACAGCcatgaaaaaaatccaggattgCTACGTGGAGAACGGATTCATGTCCAAGGTCTTGGATGGACTAGTCATG GCAACCATCAGCTCCAGCAAAGATTGCATGGGTGAAGCAACTCAGAACATTGTAGAAGATCTCAAGCTGAACACTTTGGGGAGATGA
- the LOC131499618 gene encoding major allergen I polypeptide chain 1 — MKGARVLVLLWAALLLISGGNCEICSAVKRDVDLFLTGTPDEYVEQVAQYNARSMVLENARTLKNCADAKMTEEDKENALSVLDKIYTSPLC; from the exons ATGAAGGGGGCTCGTGTTCTCGTGCTTCTCTGGGCTGCCTTGCTTTTGATCTCGGGTGGAA ATTGTGAAATTTGCTCAGCTGTGAAGAGGGATGTTGACCTATTCCTGACGGGAACCCCTGACGAATATGTTGAGCAAGTGGCACAATACAATGCACGATCTATGGTGTTGGAAAATGCCAGAACACTGAAGAACTGCGCTGATGCAAAAATGACAGAAGAGGATAAGGAGAATGCTCTCAGCGTGCTG GACAAAATATACACAAGTCCTCTGTGTTAA